In Opitutus sp., one genomic interval encodes:
- a CDS encoding DUF2132 domain-containing protein produces MNASNDPLHGITLETIITELVALYGWDGLASRIDVRCFTHDPSVKSSLTFLRKTPWARKKVEDLFVRSRR; encoded by the coding sequence ATGAACGCGTCCAACGACCCTTTGCATGGCATCACATTGGAGACGATTATAACCGAGCTTGTCGCCCTGTATGGTTGGGATGGCCTAGCAAGCAGGATCGACGTGCGCTGCTTCACCCACGATCCAAGCGTCAAATCGAGCCTTACTTTTTTGCGTAAAACCCCTTGGGCACGCAAAAAGGTGGAAGATCTTTTTGTACGCAGCCGACGTTAA
- a CDS encoding DUF2934 domain-containing protein, whose protein sequence is MTTLLPTLAEEMAEEHAVTHEEIARRAQELWREQGRPLNCDLGIWLEAEAELQAIKHKVYRHPHLNLSY, encoded by the coding sequence ATGACAACCCTACTCCCCACCTTGGCCGAAGAGATGGCCGAGGAACACGCGGTCACCCATGAAGAAATCGCCCGCCGCGCTCAAGAGCTGTGGCGGGAACAGGGGCGCCCGCTTAACTGTGACCTCGGCATCTGGCTCGAGGCCGAAGCCGAGCTGCAGGCGATCAAACACAAAGTTTACCGCCATCCACACCTCAACCTCTCTTATTAA
- a CDS encoding HDOD domain-containing protein produces the protein MNAPNIIPAAKVSVATVAQSLHFPPSAPRVLPLLKRQLTDINVDIQQIIDLVRLDPGISARVLHAANSLVFSRGVRCHSVAVAVNRIGFNPIFEIVTNAVAEQVLVQSLVSYSMEADEFWRRSVVCGMAAERLASMRDEDDNVAYTIGLLHGVGMVAVDQWLQRHMPTLGFFGRGFPNDFSDGERVLLGFTSAEVGAAVLRGWEFPPEMSEPIRWQHAPQGAVAHKQLNCLLYAAKWLTDRVCAGSNYKGATPDSRMLAPIQLTAASLAFEVDEIKERFDTVLRKLEVEGPVAAAS, from the coding sequence ATGAACGCGCCCAACATAATTCCTGCGGCAAAGGTCTCAGTCGCGACCGTCGCTCAGTCGTTACATTTCCCTCCCTCAGCACCGCGGGTTTTACCGCTTTTAAAGCGCCAACTGACTGATATTAATGTCGATATCCAGCAGATCATCGACCTTGTGCGGCTCGACCCAGGGATTTCCGCCCGGGTGCTGCACGCAGCCAATAGCCTGGTGTTCTCCCGCGGCGTGCGCTGCCACTCGGTCGCCGTTGCGGTGAATCGGATCGGATTTAACCCGATTTTTGAAATCGTGACGAACGCGGTCGCGGAGCAGGTTTTGGTGCAGTCGCTCGTCTCCTATTCGATGGAGGCAGATGAATTTTGGCGTCGATCGGTGGTTTGCGGCATGGCTGCGGAACGGCTTGCGAGCATGCGCGACGAGGATGACAACGTAGCCTATACCATTGGGTTACTGCATGGCGTGGGTATGGTGGCGGTCGACCAGTGGTTGCAGCGGCATATGCCGACGCTGGGCTTTTTCGGGCGCGGTTTTCCCAATGATTTTTCGGATGGCGAACGTGTTTTGCTAGGGTTTACCAGTGCCGAAGTGGGGGCGGCGGTGCTGCGCGGATGGGAATTCCCGCCAGAGATGTCCGAACCGATTCGTTGGCAGCATGCGCCACAAGGCGCTGTAGCGCATAAGCAGCTTAATTGCCTTCTATATGCCGCAAAATGGCTCACCGATCGGGTCTGCGCAGGATCGAATTACAAGGGGGCAACTCCCGACTCCCGCATGCTCGCGCCGATTCAGTTAACTGCAGCCTCGCTGGCGTTTGAAGTGGATGAAATCAAGGAGCGGTTTGACACTGTCCTGCGTAAACTTGAGGTCGAGGGGCCCGTAGCGGCTGCGTCGTAA
- a CDS encoding YhbY family RNA-binding protein, whose translation MYEFPLTAAQKTFLRGAGQTLESSVKVGKSGLTPEFFIELQKHLNARELIKVRFVAAERDDRAALAQQIADGGRCVFVSSVGATALFFRQNPDPSRRVVTLA comes from the coding sequence ATGTACGAATTCCCTCTCACTGCCGCACAAAAAACCTTCCTCCGCGGTGCCGGACAGACGCTCGAATCCTCAGTCAAAGTAGGCAAAAGCGGCCTCACTCCCGAGTTCTTCATCGAGCTGCAAAAGCACCTCAACGCCCGCGAGCTGATCAAGGTCCGCTTTGTCGCCGCCGAGCGCGACGACCGCGCCGCCCTGGCCCAACAGATCGCCGATGGCGGTCGCTGCGTTTTTGTAAGTTCCGTGGGTGCCACCGCCTTGTTTTTCCGCCAAAACCCCGATCCCTCACGCCGCGTTGTCACGTTGGCCTGA
- the rsgA gene encoding ribosome small subunit-dependent GTPase A translates to MASAINAFGWDDAWAVAFTPHVQAGLEPARVVVELRRHYYAVQTAGGELLGELTGKFHHAADRDAQAYPAVGDWVVVQVGTDGRRAQIHALLPRRTRFSRQAAGEAQVEQIVAANIDTVFLVSGLDANYNAKRIQRFFVAARDSGAQPVIILNKSDLCDDPDAVRTEIELLVPGAPVAITSTYTRKGLKALTETYALPGRTLAFVGSSGAGKSTLINRLLKDAEAMPTAAVREKDGKGRHTTTRRELMQTPTGALVIDTPGMREFQLWDAKEAVEDAYPDIIDLAVRCRFTSCKHHEEPGCAVRVALESGVLPASRLESYRKLKAEQVAKAPKQLKPGAHASAPGWRKKAEAASVRTYRDRQHREDE, encoded by the coding sequence ATGGCTTCCGCCATTAACGCTTTTGGCTGGGACGACGCTTGGGCGGTCGCCTTTACTCCGCACGTTCAGGCAGGGCTGGAGCCCGCTCGCGTGGTAGTCGAGTTGCGCCGCCATTATTACGCGGTGCAGACCGCCGGTGGTGAATTATTAGGTGAACTCACCGGCAAGTTCCATCACGCCGCCGACCGCGATGCCCAAGCGTATCCGGCCGTCGGTGACTGGGTGGTGGTTCAAGTCGGCACCGATGGGCGTCGCGCGCAAATTCATGCGCTGCTGCCGCGCCGGACGCGTTTTTCGCGCCAGGCCGCCGGCGAGGCGCAGGTCGAGCAGATCGTCGCCGCCAACATCGACACGGTTTTTTTGGTCAGCGGACTGGATGCCAACTACAACGCGAAGCGCATCCAGCGCTTCTTCGTCGCCGCCCGCGACAGCGGTGCGCAGCCGGTCATCATTTTAAATAAATCGGATCTTTGCGACGACCCCGATGCGGTACGTACCGAGATCGAGCTGCTCGTGCCGGGCGCGCCCGTGGCGATCACGAGCACCTACACGCGCAAGGGCCTCAAGGCGCTGACGGAGACCTACGCTCTGCCCGGCCGCACACTCGCCTTTGTCGGATCTTCGGGTGCGGGGAAATCGACGCTGATTAACCGCCTGCTCAAGGACGCCGAGGCGATGCCCACGGCTGCAGTGCGCGAAAAGGACGGCAAGGGCCGCCACACCACGACACGCCGCGAGTTGATGCAGACGCCCACCGGCGCACTGGTGATCGACACACCCGGCATGCGGGAATTCCAACTCTGGGACGCCAAGGAGGCGGTAGAGGACGCCTATCCGGACATTATCGACTTGGCCGTGCGCTGCCGTTTCACCAGCTGCAAACACCACGAGGAGCCCGGTTGTGCGGTGCGGGTGGCGCTGGAAAGCGGCGTGTTGCCCGCTTCGCGATTGGAGAGTTACCGTAAACTCAAAGCCGAGCAGGTGGCCAAAGCGCCCAAACAGCTCAAGCCGGGGGCGCACGCCAGCGCGCCAGGCTGGCGGAAAAAGGCCGAGGCCGCCAGTGTACGGACCTACCGCGATCGGCAGCACCGCGAAGACGAGTGA
- the ychF gene encoding redox-regulated ATPase YchF codes for MLKAGIVGLPNVGKSTLFNALTRSRKAEAANYPFCTIDPNVGMVVVPDERAYVLKAIAKTNVVVPAAIEFVDIAGLVAGASKGEGLGNQFLANIRETDAIVHVVRCFEDDDILHTMGSVDPVRDIEVITTELVLADLDAVEKRMNKTQKLAKAGDKDAVAEFALLERLVPHLNEGKPANVLEATDDEKKLLQFFQLLSAKPVIYACNVAEGDLATAEANPFVKKVAEFVKAHHDAAYVPISARIEAELIDLSADEAKEFLKDLGVSDSGVSMLIKGTYTLLGLQTYFTAGEKEVRCWTIKKGFKAPQAAGVIHTDFEKGFIKAEIVSYDDLTRLGSTAAARDAGKYRLEGKEYVFQDGDVALFRFNN; via the coding sequence ATGCTCAAAGCAGGCATCGTCGGCCTACCCAATGTAGGCAAGTCCACTCTCTTCAACGCACTCACCCGCTCCCGCAAGGCGGAGGCGGCTAATTACCCGTTCTGCACCATCGATCCCAATGTGGGCATGGTGGTGGTTCCCGATGAACGCGCCTATGTGCTCAAGGCTATTGCCAAGACCAACGTGGTCGTGCCGGCCGCCATCGAGTTCGTCGACATCGCCGGCTTGGTAGCCGGTGCCAGCAAGGGTGAAGGCCTCGGCAATCAGTTCCTCGCCAACATCCGCGAGACCGATGCCATTGTGCACGTCGTTCGCTGCTTCGAGGATGATGACATCCTTCATACCATGGGTTCGGTCGATCCGGTGCGTGACATCGAGGTGATTACCACCGAGCTGGTCCTTGCCGACCTCGACGCCGTCGAGAAGCGCATGAACAAGACCCAGAAACTCGCCAAGGCCGGCGACAAGGATGCAGTGGCGGAATTCGCCCTGCTGGAGCGCCTCGTGCCCCACCTCAACGAGGGTAAACCTGCCAACGTTCTTGAGGCCACCGACGACGAGAAAAAGCTGCTTCAGTTCTTCCAGTTGCTCAGCGCCAAGCCAGTGATCTACGCCTGCAACGTCGCCGAGGGCGATCTCGCCACCGCCGAAGCCAATCCCTTCGTGAAAAAAGTCGCCGAGTTCGTAAAGGCGCATCACGACGCCGCCTACGTGCCGATCAGCGCTCGTATTGAGGCCGAATTGATCGACCTGTCCGCCGACGAAGCCAAGGAGTTCCTCAAGGATCTCGGCGTAAGCGACTCAGGCGTTTCCATGCTCATCAAGGGTACCTACACCCTGCTCGGCCTGCAGACCTATTTCACCGCCGGTGAAAAAGAGGTGCGCTGCTGGACGATCAAAAAGGGTTTCAAGGCCCCGCAGGCCGCGGGTGTCATCCATACCGATTTCGAGAAGGGTTTCATCAAAGCGGAAATCGTCAGCTATGACGATCTTACCCGCTTGGGCAGCACCGCTGCGGCGCGTGATGCCGGTAAATACCGTCTCGAAGGTAAGGAATATGTCTTTCAGGACGGCGACGTCGCATTGTTCCGTTTTAATAACTGA
- the rpsP gene encoding 30S ribosomal protein S16 translates to MALKIRLSRIGSTHNPIYHVVVAEARSRRDGAAVETLGTHNPRIKNDIIKLDVARCDYWISKGATPTDTANSLIKRARKALVVAAA, encoded by the coding sequence ATGGCCCTTAAAATCCGTCTCTCCCGCATCGGTTCCACGCACAACCCGATCTATCACGTAGTCGTCGCCGAAGCCCGTTCGCGTCGCGATGGTGCTGCTGTCGAAACCCTCGGCACCCACAACCCCCGCATCAAGAACGACATCATCAAGCTCGATGTCGCCCGTTGCGACTACTGGATCAGCAAGGGTGCTACCCCGACCGACACCGCCAACTCGCTCATCAAGCGCGCCCGCAAGGCCTTGGTGGTTGCCGCCGCCTAA
- the trmD gene encoding tRNA (guanosine(37)-N1)-methyltransferase TrmD, giving the protein MPLHVDVLTLFPRMLEGFLAESILGKGIESGLLTVKVHDVRDWATSKHKNADDRPFGGGAGMVMKPEPVFAAIEQLQTPGCRRIYLTPDGTPYSEKLARELAQETHLVLLSGHYEGIDQRIRDKVIDQEISIGDYVLTNGTLPAAVVIDALARFIPGVLGEEKSLTHESFTGKLLDFPQYTRPAEFRGMSVPEVLLSGDHAKIEQWRNARRIEKTRQVRPDLLK; this is encoded by the coding sequence ATGCCACTCCACGTCGATGTGCTCACGCTTTTCCCTCGGATGCTCGAAGGCTTCCTTGCTGAAAGCATTTTGGGCAAGGGCATCGAAAGTGGCCTGTTGACCGTGAAGGTCCACGACGTGCGCGACTGGGCGACGAGCAAACACAAGAATGCCGACGACCGCCCCTTCGGCGGTGGCGCCGGCATGGTGATGAAGCCTGAACCCGTGTTCGCCGCCATCGAGCAACTGCAGACGCCTGGCTGCCGGCGCATTTATCTGACCCCCGACGGCACGCCTTACTCGGAAAAACTCGCCCGCGAGCTGGCTCAGGAGACGCACCTCGTGTTGCTCAGCGGCCACTACGAAGGCATCGACCAACGCATTCGCGACAAGGTCATCGATCAGGAAATCAGCATCGGTGACTACGTGCTCACCAACGGCACCCTGCCGGCAGCCGTGGTCATCGATGCACTCGCGCGTTTTATCCCCGGAGTTCTTGGCGAAGAAAAGTCATTGACGCACGAATCCTTCACAGGCAAGTTGCTCGACTTTCCTCAATACACACGTCCAGCCGAGTTCCGCGGCATGTCCGTTCCAGAAGTCCTCTTATCTGGAGACCATGCTAAAATAGAACAGTGGCGAAACGCCCGTCGTATCGAGAAAACCAGACAAGTCCGACCCGATTTACTCAAATAA
- the rplS gene encoding 50S ribosomal protein L19 — protein MSNPIIREITASQVKKDLPPFKVGDGVRVHTKVREGDKERIQIFSGIVIAIKGSGIHETFTVRRISYGEGVERVFPISSPNIDKIEIEQVSEPMRARLYYLRDRLGKAAVAVKVAKREVAAK, from the coding sequence ATGAGCAACCCGATCATCAGAGAAATTACCGCCAGCCAGGTCAAAAAAGACCTCCCTCCCTTCAAGGTCGGCGACGGCGTGCGCGTTCACACCAAAGTACGCGAGGGTGACAAAGAGCGTATCCAGATTTTCTCTGGCATTGTCATCGCCATCAAGGGCAGCGGCATCCACGAGACCTTCACCGTTCGCCGTATCAGCTACGGTGAGGGCGTGGAGCGCGTGTTCCCCATCAGCTCCCCGAACATCGACAAAATCGAGATCGAGCAGGTCTCCGAGCCGATGCGCGCCCGCCTTTACTACCTGCGTGACCGCCTCGGCAAGGCCGCCGTTGCCGTCAAGGTGGCCAAGCGCGAAGTCGCTGCCAAGTAA
- the tkt gene encoding transketolase has protein sequence MPLQTLILSNAANQARGLAIDAVHKCSSGHLGLPLGAAEIGAVLFGSALSYNPDAPRWLNRDRFVLSAGHGSMFIYSWLHLAGYDLPIEEVKNFRVLHSKTPGHPEFHETPGVECTTGPLGQGVANATGLALSIQAAAARFNTAEHTLFDSHVIALAGDGCLQEGVALEAIAFAAHQKLDNLILIYDSNDVTLDAMANKSQSGDDVKRFKAIGWDVQLIDGHDLLAIAKAIAKAKKATGKPQLIIAKTIIGKGIPEVAGTSKGHGEGGAKFSDSARAGLGLPADQHFFVSDEVRTYFAGHKKKQIRAYKKWGKTYEAWKIANPEKAALLSSRGTAPVAAKLLENTPLFPADAKLATRAAGQQVLQAVAAQLPLLIGGSADLYGSTLNYIAADKDFDETNRAGRNIRFGIREHAMAAIANGVAYDGIFRPSVATFLVFADYSRPAMRLAALAKLPVIYIYTHDSVGVGEDGPTHQPVETVSGLRVIPGFDVIRPGDPEETAGAYAAALERIDGPTLLSLSRQAIPLLNDIPVATRREGVAKGAYIAVKESAELTHILLASGSELQYAVNAAKILGAGVRVVSVPCFERFNRQSCNYRESVLPIAVRKRVAIEAGVTGLWYQYVGLDGKVIGIDRFGISAPGATVFKELGITTEAVVQAAQSL, from the coding sequence ATGCCACTCCAAACCCTTATTTTATCCAACGCTGCTAATCAGGCCCGCGGCCTCGCCATCGACGCCGTGCACAAGTGCTCCTCCGGCCACCTCGGCCTGCCGCTCGGTGCCGCCGAGATCGGCGCCGTGCTTTTTGGCAGCGCGCTTTCCTACAACCCCGACGCCCCGCGTTGGCTCAACCGCGACCGTTTCGTGCTCTCCGCCGGCCACGGCTCCATGTTCATCTACAGCTGGCTGCACCTGGCCGGCTACGATCTGCCCATCGAAGAGGTGAAGAACTTCCGCGTCCTTCACAGCAAGACCCCCGGCCACCCCGAGTTCCACGAGACCCCCGGTGTTGAATGCACCACCGGCCCCCTCGGCCAGGGCGTCGCCAACGCCACCGGTCTGGCCCTGTCGATTCAAGCCGCCGCCGCGCGTTTCAACACCGCCGAGCACACCCTGTTCGACAGCCACGTGATCGCCCTCGCCGGTGACGGCTGCTTGCAGGAAGGCGTCGCGCTGGAGGCCATCGCCTTCGCCGCCCACCAGAAGCTCGACAACCTGATCCTCATCTACGACTCCAACGACGTCACCCTCGACGCCATGGCCAACAAGTCGCAGAGCGGCGACGACGTGAAGCGCTTCAAGGCCATCGGCTGGGACGTGCAACTCATCGACGGCCACGACTTGCTCGCCATCGCCAAGGCGATCGCCAAGGCCAAGAAGGCCACCGGCAAGCCCCAGCTCATCATCGCCAAGACGATCATCGGCAAGGGCATTCCTGAAGTCGCCGGCACCTCCAAGGGCCACGGCGAAGGCGGCGCCAAGTTCTCCGATTCCGCCCGTGCCGGTCTCGGCCTGCCCGCCGACCAGCACTTCTTCGTCAGCGACGAGGTCCGCACCTACTTTGCCGGCCACAAAAAGAAGCAGATCCGCGCCTACAAAAAGTGGGGTAAAACCTACGAGGCCTGGAAGATCGCCAACCCCGAAAAGGCCGCACTTCTCTCCAGCCGTGGCACCGCTCCAGTGGCAGCCAAATTATTGGAAAACACGCCGCTGTTCCCCGCCGACGCCAAGCTCGCCACCCGCGCAGCCGGCCAGCAGGTCCTGCAGGCGGTTGCCGCTCAGCTCCCGCTGCTGATCGGTGGCAGCGCCGACCTCTACGGCTCCACGCTCAACTACATCGCCGCTGACAAAGACTTCGACGAGACCAACCGCGCCGGCCGCAACATCCGCTTCGGCATTCGCGAGCACGCCATGGCCGCCATCGCCAACGGTGTTGCCTACGACGGTATCTTCCGTCCCTCGGTCGCGACGTTCCTGGTGTTCGCCGACTACTCGCGTCCCGCCATGCGCCTTGCCGCGCTGGCCAAGCTCCCCGTCATCTACATCTACACCCACGACTCCGTTGGCGTGGGCGAAGACGGCCCGACGCACCAGCCCGTTGAGACCGTTTCCGGCCTGCGCGTGATCCCCGGTTTCGACGTGATCCGCCCCGGCGATCCCGAGGAAACCGCTGGTGCCTACGCCGCCGCGCTTGAGCGCATCGACGGCCCCACCCTGCTCTCGCTCAGCCGCCAGGCGATTCCCTTGCTCAACGACATTCCCGTCGCCACCCGCCGTGAAGGCGTGGCCAAGGGCGCGTACATTGCAGTCAAAGAATCCGCCGAGCTCACCCACATCCTCCTGGCGAGCGGCAGCGAGCTGCAATACGCCGTCAACGCCGCCAAGATCCTGGGTGCCGGTGTGCGCGTGGTATCGGTACCCTGCTTCGAGCGCTTCAACCGCCAGAGCTGCAACTATCGCGAAAGCGTGCTGCCGATCGCCGTGCGCAAGCGCGTCGCCATCGAGGCGGGCGTGACCGGCCTCTGGTACCAGTACGTCGGCCTCGACGGTAAAGTCATTGGTATCGACCGTTTCGGTATCAGCGCTCCTGGTGCGACCGTCTTCAAGGAGCTCGGTATCACCACCGAAGCGGTGGTCCAGGCCGCCCAGTCGCTCTAA
- the tgt gene encoding tRNA guanosine(34) transglycosylase Tgt: MPDHFQLLKTDTLTAARRGRLRTRHGMVETPIFMPVGTQGTVKSLTPSHLREIGSQIILGNTYHLNLRPTSELIRDLGGLHKFMGWDGPILTDSGGFQVFSLAKLRKMHDDGVEFQSHLDGKKLFLGPREVMSIQQNLGSDIAMVIDECPPWPCERDATAEACARSLRWAAQCKQIATDTGWLAAGHHLFAIVQGSTYDDLRREAAESLAALDFPGYAVGGVSVGEPEPEMLKQVGATTPFMPADKPRYTMGLGTPPQLLKMVALGVDMFDCVLPSRVARNGLVFTPDGPLNLRNEKFRTDPRPISDEVVNYTTQFSRAYLRHLTVAGEILACTLCTLHNLHFYLDLMAQARAHIEAGDYGTWHRAWVARYEAGAAARVA; this comes from the coding sequence ATGCCCGACCATTTTCAACTGCTCAAAACCGACACCCTCACGGCGGCCCGTCGCGGCCGGCTGCGCACCCGTCACGGGATGGTCGAGACGCCCATTTTTATGCCGGTGGGTACTCAGGGCACGGTCAAATCCCTCACGCCCTCCCACCTGCGCGAGATCGGCTCGCAGATCATTTTGGGCAACACCTACCACCTGAACCTGCGCCCCACCAGCGAGCTTATTCGTGACCTCGGTGGACTGCACAAATTCATGGGCTGGGACGGCCCGATCCTCACCGACAGCGGCGGCTTCCAGGTGTTTTCCTTGGCCAAGCTGCGCAAGATGCACGACGACGGCGTGGAGTTTCAGTCCCATCTCGACGGCAAAAAACTTTTCCTCGGTCCGCGCGAGGTGATGTCGATCCAGCAAAATCTCGGCAGCGACATCGCGATGGTGATCGACGAGTGCCCGCCGTGGCCATGCGAACGGGACGCCACTGCCGAGGCCTGCGCGCGTTCTCTGCGCTGGGCTGCGCAGTGTAAACAGATCGCCACCGACACCGGTTGGCTCGCGGCGGGCCACCACCTGTTCGCCATCGTGCAGGGCTCGACCTACGACGACCTGCGCCGCGAGGCTGCCGAGTCGCTGGCTGCGCTGGATTTCCCCGGCTACGCAGTGGGCGGGGTCAGCGTGGGCGAGCCCGAGCCTGAGATGCTCAAACAAGTGGGCGCGACCACGCCGTTTATGCCGGCGGATAAGCCCCGCTACACCATGGGGCTGGGCACGCCTCCGCAGTTGTTAAAAATGGTCGCCCTCGGGGTGGACATGTTCGACTGCGTGTTGCCCTCCCGCGTCGCCCGCAACGGCCTGGTTTTCACCCCCGACGGCCCGCTCAATCTGCGTAACGAAAAGTTCCGTACGGACCCGCGTCCGATTAGCGACGAGGTGGTGAATTACACGACCCAGTTCTCGCGAGCCTACCTGCGGCACCTGACGGTGGCGGGCGAGATTTTGGCCTGTACGCTCTGCACGTTGCACAACCTCCATTTCTACCTCGATCTGATGGCGCAGGCCCGAGCCCACATTGAGGCCGGCGATTACGGCACCTGGCACCGCGCCTGGGTGGCGCGCTACGAGGCGGGGGCTGCGGCACGCGTGGCCTGA
- a CDS encoding aminodeoxychorismate/anthranilate synthase component II — MLLVIDNYDSFTFNLVQYFGQLGVTQRVFRNNEITVAEALALNPDRVLISPGPCSPAEAGVSLDMISAFAGKKPIFGVCLGHQSIGHYFGGRVIRADRLMHGKTSPILHKDTDLFKGMPQGFAATRYHSLLVERSTLPDCLEITADTAEGEIMGLRHKALPIWGVQFHPESIATEGGMKILENFLTLN; from the coding sequence GTGCTGCTCGTCATCGACAACTACGATTCGTTCACCTTCAACCTCGTCCAATACTTCGGTCAGTTGGGCGTAACGCAGCGGGTATTTCGCAACAACGAGATCACCGTCGCCGAGGCCCTCGCGCTCAATCCCGACCGCGTGCTCATCTCGCCCGGGCCCTGCTCGCCCGCAGAGGCCGGTGTATCGCTCGACATGATCAGTGCCTTCGCCGGCAAAAAACCCATCTTCGGAGTGTGCCTCGGCCACCAGTCGATCGGCCATTACTTCGGTGGCCGAGTCATCCGTGCCGATCGCCTCATGCACGGCAAAACCTCGCCGATCCTGCACAAGGACACCGACCTATTTAAAGGCATGCCGCAGGGCTTCGCGGCGACGCGCTACCACTCGCTGCTGGTCGAACGCTCCACCCTGCCCGACTGCTTGGAGATCACCGCCGACACCGCCGAAGGCGAGATCATGGGCCTGCGCCACAAAGCCCTGCCGATCTGGGGCGTGCAATTCCACCCCGAGTCCATCGCCACCGAAGGCGGCATGAAGATCCTGGAAAACTTTCTCACGCTCAACTGA
- the nrdR gene encoding transcriptional repressor NrdR — protein MRCPKCTSIDDKVIDSRISKEGSSIRRRRECLECGHRFSTTEFIVREGIVVIKRDGRREDFDREKVIRALRAACQKRPVNDEQIGMLVEDVVDALEAHHDTDIPSRTIGDAVMSRLRKIDEVAYVRFASVYKEFRDVSEFMLEISSLDKKPDSTA, from the coding sequence ATGCGTTGCCCCAAGTGCACTTCCATCGACGACAAGGTCATCGATTCCCGCATCAGCAAAGAGGGCAGCTCCATTCGCCGCCGCCGCGAATGCCTTGAGTGCGGACACCGCTTCAGCACCACCGAATTCATCGTTCGTGAGGGCATCGTGGTGATCAAACGCGACGGTCGCCGCGAGGATTTTGACCGCGAAAAGGTCATCCGCGCCTTGCGTGCCGCTTGCCAAAAACGCCCCGTCAACGACGAGCAAATCGGCATGTTGGTAGAGGATGTGGTGGACGCCCTCGAAGCCCACCACGACACGGACATTCCCTCGCGCACCATCGGCGATGCCGTGATGAGCCGCCTGCGCAAAATCGACGAGGTCGCCTACGTGCGCTTCGCCAGCGTGTATAAAGAATTCCGCGACGTCTCCGAGTTCATGCTCGAAATCAGCTCGCTGGACAAAAAGCCGGATTCGACTGCCTGA